In Hoplias malabaricus isolate fHopMal1 chromosome 18, fHopMal1.hap1, whole genome shotgun sequence, the genomic window GTTCATCAAGCATGTTTGTTTTTACGATTATATGTGCCTTATTTCATTGTATACTacatatgtttttaaacaggTGATTCAAAATAAACTAACTTAAAAAATTCTAACAATTAGAATCCCAACTAAGTTTAAAGTCCAGAAAGACATGATGGCTATTTCCTCCCCAAATGTAACTTTTTTGACTCATGGTTATAGGTCATAGCTGCTCTGAGGATTCTAAGAAGACATAAGTTTTGTTTAATGCAATATAATTCTGATGGTTTTAAAAAAGCTCATGTATAATATAAATCTTAAACTTTACACTCTGTAATTAGCAGGAGACAGATTACAGGATGAGGTTTGTGAAAATGCAACTATCCTCAGCGGATTGCCCAAGATTAGACTGATTGTATGCAGGCTTTTTGTATTCCCGTCCTTGTGAATAATTGTGTGACTATGTCTTTCCAGTAAATTGCGTCACCAAGCCCACTGCGAGAGTTTTGGTTACAAAGTGGTAAGTAGGAAATACCAGACACTACAAAAGGCTTATACATTGTTCTTTAAGTGATGGAGTCTGCATAAACTCTGGCCTTATTTTAGTGTCCTTTTATTCTTTATAGGTTCCATTCCAAGCTGAAACGAAGCAGCTGAATATTCCTGGGGTAAGTACAGTACATTGTTTTGGGCTGGTCAAAATACATTTGTAGTTTATTTCCTTACCGTGTCTCATCTTCTGCCTCAGCAAACATGTGCTGTATGTTTGGAGGACTTCAGAGTAAAAGATGAGCTTGGGATGTTGCCATGCCAACACGGATTCCACAAAAGGTACTTTGCAGAGTTGCTAAGGCCAAGAACTTGTTTTTGATTATTGAAAGGAGGATGTGAAATTCATTGGAGGGTGGCCTTTGCTTTCAATAAATTAATCGCTTTAATGAATTCTCAGTAGAGGAAGAGTCTTACTAGTGTGAATACATCATCCAGTGATAGTTTTAGACTTTCTAGGAACATTGTTTCATTGGCATGTTGTTTTGGGTGTACAGTTCTTATGATGGCCATTCTTGCTCTTGTGTCACAGGTGTCTAGTGAAGTGGCTGGAAGTACGCTGTGTGTGTCCCATGTGCAACAAGCCACTCGCTGCCCCAGCAGAGCGGATTGCAAGCATACTGGATGAGCTGGTGTAAATTAATTCTCCGACCAACTGCTGTAAAATATCTAACAGCCTATTCGCTGCATTGCATGGGAATGTCTATCTTTAAGGAGAGGTTTTAATGAGAttgcaattgtgtgtgttcactagaCTTTAAAATTAGATGGTTTCATTTATCAGACATGAGTTTAGAATTTGTGATTTTCTTCTTGCACATTAGTTTGGCAGTTAGACCTGTAAATGGACATTGTCAACATGTCTTGTAATGTTGATGTTAATAACTAAACAAAATCCATTTTTTCAGCTGGCTTTTTCAAAACCTCTATAAA contains:
- the LOC136674580 gene encoding RING finger protein 122, giving the protein MIRFECTMPSVAFQDVFLNIYMVIFGTGITVFILSLIFCCCFISKLRHQAHCESFGYKVVPFQAETKQLNIPGQTCAVCLEDFRVKDELGMLPCQHGFHKRCLVKWLEVRCVCPMCNKPLAAPAERIASILDELV